One Anoplopoma fimbria isolate UVic2021 breed Golden Eagle Sablefish chromosome 2, Afim_UVic_2022, whole genome shotgun sequence DNA window includes the following coding sequences:
- the eprs1 gene encoding bifunctional glutamate/proline--tRNA ligase isoform X3 produces the protein MALNLTINTSNPPLGALLTAEHVKGSVQVSVEEGKDTQLHVSDAIQFNDTNSISRYLARVAPALGLYGANMMEQTEVDHWLEFSARSLCGQPALSKALGELDKALSLRTFLVGHTITLADLSVWAALKGHGEWPSQGKSFSHVNRWFSFLSSQVPFTAVGNKYAGKKAPLNKANSDDKKQDVGKFADLPGAEMGKVVVRFPPEASGYLHIGHAKAALLNQHYQVTFKGKLIMRFDDTNPEKEKEDFEKVILEDVAMLQISPDQFTYTSDHFVTIMGYAEQLLAEGKAYVDNTPPEQMKLEREQRTESKCRNNTVEQNMKMWSEMKAGTESGQTCCMRAKIDMNSNNGCLRDPTLYRCKNTPHPRTGSTYKVYPTYDFACPIVDSLEGVTHALRTTEYHDRDDQFYWIIEALRLRKPYIWEYARLNLNNTVLSKRKLTWFVDQGYVDGWDDPRFPTVRGVLRRGMTVDGLKQFIAAQGGSRSVVNMEWDKIWAFNKKVIDPVAPRFTALSSSYVVPVTVSEATEEMKEVAKHPKNAEVGMKKVWYGPRVLVEGADAETFSEGEMVTFINWGNLIITKINKGADAKVVSMEARLNLENKDFKKTTKITWLADTDSAPLLPTICINYQPLISKAVITKEDDFKEYINKNSKLEEKMLGDPCLQSLKKGDIIQLQRRGFYICDQPYEPISPNSCKESPCVLFYIPDGHVKEMPTAGSKDKDKSKSQASNKTPASTPAKAASTSAPTPAATSASDLFSSILAQGEAVRQLKVAKAAKEEVDKAVQQLLSLKAQFKQQTGVDYKPGMAPPTSAPAPPAASTDSASCPFTRVTEQGELVRKLKTEKAPKDQIDVAVKQLLALKAEFKKLTGQDYKPGMAPSAPASSSAPSPAISSSASSSCSSSGLYERVSQQGENVRKLKSEKAPKDQVDAAVKQLLALKAEYKQATGQEYKPGAAPVQKAPAPVQKAPAPVQKAPVPVQNSPSSAPAANGLHEKVSEQGEVVRKLKGEKAPKDQVDAAVKQLLALKAEYKQATGQEYKPGAAPVQKAQAPVQKAQAPVQKAQAPVQKAQAPVQNSPSSAPAANSLYEKVSEQGEVVRKLKMEKAPKDQVDAAVKQLLALKAEYKQQTGQDYKPGLQAPGSQAQTQTSSSSTKSSSPPQAEELFSQVTQQGERVRKLKSEKAPKDQVDEAVKSLLDLKSRYKTLTGQDYKPVAAAGATGGEDKNRKERENKSEKQGGGGPGGGKKGKGDKASQGKEASGGAGGSGEGQGPKKQTRLGLEAKKEENLADWYSQVITKAELIEYYDVSGCYVLRPWAYSIWEAIQEFFNKEIRKMGVENCYFPMFVSQAALEKEKSHIEDFAPEVAWVTRSGKTELAEPIAVRPTSETAMYPAYAKWVQSHRDLPIKLNQWCNVVRWEFKHPQPFLRTREFLWQEGHTAFATKEEAEEEVLQILDLYARVYEELMAIPVVKGRKTEKEKFAGGDYTTTVEAFISASGRAIQGATSHHLGQNFAKMFEIMFEDPKKPGEKQLVFQNSWGITTRTIGVLTMVHGDNMGLVLPPRVACLQVVIIACGITASLPEQEKEALLTQCSKYLNRLLDAGIRVKTDLRENYSPGWKFNHWELKGVPIRLEVGPKDMQQRQCVAVRRDSGAKVTIPEAEVEKRMVAMLEDIQTSLFNKASNDLKRNMVPADTMEQFQKELDQGKMVQIPFCGGIECEDWIKKTTAKDQDLEPGAPSMGAKSLCIPFSPLKTLQPGQMCISGKEAAQYYTLFGRSY, from the exons TCAGTCGGTACTTGGCCCGAGTGGCTCCCGCTCTTGGCCTCTACGGAGCCAACATGATGGAGCAGactgag GTCGACCACTGGTTGGAGTTCAGTGCTCGGAGTCTGTGTGGTCAGCCTGCTCTGAGCAAAGCACTGGGTGAATTGGATAAAGCCCTTTCCCTGCGGACCTTCCTGGTTGGACACACCATCACCCTGGCTGACCTTTCAGTCTGGGCTGCACTCAAAG gtcatGGGGAATGGCCGAGCCAGGGCAAGTCCTTCTCCCACGTCAATCGCTGGTTCTCTTTCCTGAGCTCGCAGGTTCCCTTCACTGCTGTGGGAAACAAGTATGCCGGGAAGAAAGCTCCATTGAACAAAGCCAAC TCCGATGATAAGAAGCAAGATGTTGGCAAGTTTGCGGATTTGCCAGGAGCCGAGATGGGCAAGGTGGTGGTTCGATTCCCTCCTGAGGCCAGCGG ATACCTGCACATCGGCCATGCCAAGGCTGCGCTGCTCAACCAGCACTACCAGGTCACATTCAAAGGCAAGCTCATCATGCGCTTCGACGACACCAACCCtgagaaggaaaaggaggacTTTGAGAAG GTGATCCTGGAAGATGTCGCCATGCTCCAGATCAGTCCAGACCAGTTCACCTACACCAGCGACCATTTCGTCACCATAATGGGATATGCGGAACAGCTGCTCGCTGAGGGCAAAGCCTACGTCGACAACACGCCTCCTGAGCAGATGAAGCTGGAGAGGGAGCAGCGCACCGAGTCCAAATGCAGAAATAACA CCGTGGAGCAGAACATGAAGATGTGGTCGGAGATGAAAGCTGGGACAGAGAGCGGTCAGACCTGCTGCATGAGGGCCAAGATCGACATGAACTCCAACAACGGCTGCCTGAGAGACCCCACCCTCTACCGCTGCAAGAACACGCCCCACCCTCGCACTGGAAGCACCTACAA AGTCTACCCAACATACGACTTTGCCTGTCCCATCGTGGACAGTTTGGAGGGTGTGACCCATGCCCTTAGGACCACTGAGTATCACGATCGCGATGATCAGTTCTACTGGATAATCGAAGCTCTGCGCCTCAGGAAGCCCTACATCTGGGAGTACGCTCGACTCAACCTCAACAACACAGTGCTGTCCAAGAGGAAGCTCACCTGGTTTGTCGACCAGGGATACGTCGACGGATG GGATGACCCTCGCTTCCCCACTGTCAGAGGAGTCCTGAGGAGAGGAATGACCGTAGACGGTCTGAAGCAGTTCATAGCAGCTCAG GGTGGATCACGGTCAGTGGTGAACATGGAGTGGGACAAGATCTGGGCCTTTAATAAGAAG GTTATTGACCCGGTAGCTCCCAGGTTCACAGCTCTGTCCAGCTCTTACGTGGTTCCTGTCACCGTCTCCGAGGCTacagaggagatgaaggaggtgGCCAAACACCCTAAG AACGCAGAGGTGGGCATGAAGAAGGTTTGGTACGGACCTCGAGTTCTGGTTGAAGGAGCCGATGCTGAGACCTTCTCAGAGGGAGAGATGGTCACCTTCATCAACTGGGGCAACCTCATCATCACCAAGATCAACAA AGGGGCCGATGCTAAGGTCGTGTCCATGGAGGCTCGTCTGAACCTGGAGAACAAAGACTTCAAGAAGACGACAAAGATCACGTGGCTGGCCGACACAGACAGTGCCCCCCTGCTACCCACCATCTGCATAAACTACCAGCCTCTCATCTCCAAGGCCGTCATCACCAAAGAAGACGACTTCAAGGAGTacatcaataaaaacagcaag ctggaggagaagatgcTCGGCGATCCTTGTCTGCAGAGCCTGAAGAAAGGTGACATCATCCAGCTCCAGAGACGGGGCTTCTACATCTGTGACCAGCCTTATGAGCCCATCAG TCCTAACAGCTGTAAGGAGAGTCCCTGTGTCCTGTTCTACATTCCTGATGGACACGTAAAGGAGATGCCGACTGCTGGATCCAAGGACAAGGACAAGAGCAAGAGCCAGGCCTCCAACAAAACA CCTGCCTCGACCCCGGCCAAAGCTGCCTCAACCTCTGCCCCCACGCCTGCCGCAACCTCAGCCAGTGACTTGTTCTCCAGCATCTTAGCACAAGGTGAAGCTGTCCGTCAACTAAAGGTTGCCAAGGCTGCTAAAGAAGAGGTGGACAAGGCAGTTCAGCAGTTGCTTTCTCTAAAG GCACAGTTTAAGCAGCAGACAGGTGTGGACTACAAGCCAGGCATGGCCCCTCCCACCTCAGCTCCAGCCCCGCCCGCCGCATCAACAGACTCCGCCTCCTGTCCGTTCACCAGAGTTACCGAGCAGGGCGAGCTGGTCAGGAAACTGAAGACAGAGAAGGCACCTAAG GACCAGATTGACGTTGCAGTGAAGCAGCTCCTCGCTCTCAAGGCGGAGTTTAAAAAGCTGACTGGTCAGGATTACAAACCTGGGATGGCCCCTTCCGCTcctgcctcttcctctgctccGTCTCCTGCGATCTCctcttctgcttcctcctcctgctcttcttccGGCCTGTATGAGCGCGTTTCCCAACAGGGGGAGAATGTGAGGAAACTGAAGTCTGAAAAAGCCCCCAAG GACCAGGTTGACGCTGCAGTGAAGCAGCTGCTTGCCCTGAAGGCCGAATACAAACAGGCTACAGGCCAGGAGTACAAGCCTGGAGCAGCCCCAGTCCAGAAAGCCCCCGCCCCAGTCCAGAAAGCCCCCGCCCCAGTCCAGAAAGCCCCCGTCCCAGTCCAGAACAGTCCTAGCTCTGCCCCTGCTGCCAACGGTCTGCATGAGAAGGTCTCAGAGCAGGGAGAAGTGGTCAGGAAACTGAAGGGGGAAAAGGCCCCCAAG GATCAGGTTGACGCTGCAGTGAAGCAGCTGCTTGCCCTGAAGGCCGAATACAAACAGGCTACAGGCCAGGAGTACAAGCCTGGAGCAGCCCCGGTCCAGAAAGCCCAGGCCCCGGTCCAGAAAGCCCAGGCCCCGGTCCAGAAAGCCCAGGCCCCGGTCCAGAAAGCCCAGGCCCCGGTCCAGAACAGTCCTAGCTCTGCCCCTGCTGCCAACAGTCTGTATGAGAAGGTCTCTGAGCAGGGAGAAGTGGTCAGGAAACTGAAGATGGAAAAGGCCCCCAAG GATCAGGTAGACGCTGCAGTGAAGCAGCTCTTGGCCCTAAAGGCAGAGTATAAACAGCAGACCGGACAGGATTACAAACCAGGATTACAAGCCCCAGGAAGCCAGGCCCAGACCCAGACCAGCTCCTCCTCGACCAAGTCCAGCTCTCCACCGCAGGCCGAGGAACTCTTCTCCCAGGTGACCCAACAGGGAGAGCGAGTGAGGAAGTTGAAATCCGAGAAGGCCCCCAAG GACCAGGTGGATGAAGCCGTGAAGTCTCTCCTGGACCTAAAGAGCAGGTACAAGACGCTTACTGGACAGGACTACAAACCAGTGGCCGCTGCTGGAGCCACTGGAGGAGAGGACAAAAACcgcaaggagagagagaacaagtctgagaaacagggaggaggaggaccaggaggaggaaagaagggtAAAGGAGACAAAGCCAGCCAAGGCAAGGAGGCgtcaggaggagcaggaggctcAGGAGAGGGTCAAGGACCTAAGAAACAAACACG GTTGGGCTTGGAGGCCAAGAAAGAGGAGAACCTTGCCGACTGGTACTCTCAG GTCATCACGAAAGCGGAGCTGATTGAGTACTATGACGTCAGCGGATGCTACGTGCTGCGGCCGTGGGCCTACTCCATCTGGGAGGCCATTCAAGAATTCTTTAACAAGGAGATAAGGAAGATGGGCGTGGAGAACTGCTACTTCCCCATGTTCGTCTCCCAGGCTGCCCTGGAGAAGGAAAAAAGCCACATAGAAGATTTTGCTCCAGAG GTTGCCTGGGTAACCCGGTCAGGAAAGACCGAGCTGGCTGAGCCCATTGCTGTCAGACCCACCAGTGAGACAG cGATGTACCCTGCCTACGCCAAATGGGTCCAGTCCCACAGAGACCTGCCAATCAAACTCAACCAGTGGTGTAACGTCGTG AGATGGGAGTTCAAACACCCCCAGCCCTTCCTGAGGACGAGAGAGTTCCTGTGGCAGGAGGGACATACGGCCTTTGCCACCAAAGAGGAGGCAGAAGAGGAG GTGCTTCAGATCCTGGATCTGTACGCCAGGGTGTACGAGGAGCTGATGGCGATCCCCGTGGTGAAGGGGAGGAAGACGGAGAAGGAGAAGTTTGCAGGAGGAGATTACACCACCACTGTGGAAGCCTTCATCTCTGCCAGCGGCCGAGCCATTCAG GGTGCTACATCTCACCATCTCGGTCAGAACTTCGCCAAGATGTTCGAGATCATGTTTGAAGATCCAAAGAAGCCTGGTGAGAAACAGCTGGTTTTCCAGAACTCCTGGGGAATCACAACCAGGACCATCGGTGTCCTCACCATGGTCCACGGAGACAACATGGGACTCGTGCTGCCACCCAGGGTGGCCTGCCTGCAG GTTGTCATCATTGCATGTGGGATCACTGCCTCCCTGCcggagcaggagaaggaggctCTGTTGACCCAGTGCTCTAAATACCTGAACAGGCTGCTGGATGCTGGCATCAGGGTGAAGACTGACCTCCGAGAAAATTACTCCCCAGGATGGAAGTTCAACCACTGGGAACTCAAG GGAGTTCCTATACGTCTGGAAGTTGGTCCTAAAGATATGCAGCAGCGTCAGTGCGTCGCAGTGAGGAGAGACTCGGGGGCAAAGGTGACAATTCCTGAGGCTGAGGTCGAGAAGAGGATGGTCGCCATGTTGGAGGACATCCAGACCAGCCTGTTCAACAA AGCTTCAAACGACTTGAAGAGAAATATGGTGCCTGCAGACACAATGGAACAGTTCCAGAAAGAGTTGGACCAGGGCAAG ATGGTCCAGATCCCGTTCTGTGGAGGAATCGAGTGCGAAGATTGGATCAAGAAAACCACTGCCAA GGACCAGGACCTGGAGCCTGGAGCTCCTTCAATGGGAGCCAAGAGCCTCTGCATCCCCTTCTCACCCCTGAAGACCCTGCAGCCTGGTCAGATGTGTATCAGTGGCAAGGAGGCGGCCCAGTACTACACCCTGTTTGGACGCAGCTACTGA